One Dictyostelium discoideum AX4 chromosome 3 chromosome, whole genome shotgun sequence genomic region harbors:
- a CDS encoding involucrin repeat-containing protein, whose product MIGYFFVSLIYPFSLICSSVFRSNVVSYIYFIFFLLSILCLPHKSLILKNKISKTLPIITLVLSMFSLILQLLVNVVKVFQEQDELSVNILTAFGFYKYNSFWIVFRNVLPDVIVFVISLFTIILWFKNLVYPASINIKDSLKKTTSLNNVDQILNSPYVHGGSGNFNSGSNNNNNNNNIVYRPAGRGLTGFSFLMLTLSSISYPSIINVIYFVFTILIILLLASKLSIHKVMLKCYPILLITSLCHLLFVYLNQIEYFYMKYTVFKEQKWYGVLNYTEWDVTYWPLVIGYITVLLLYISTCILFRKQQLFNRTKPRYKQKLDKLGIMSDSNNNNNNNNKSRTTKLAIIFSKHGWTICCSQILVVCFFLTASVASAILLASGLICTLLPLKVFKKVIYIILLYFLVFISAQYIFNIPFSYSETDLQSYGLFSFNNSKWLYIGVQIVVSLTLSLYCFYSDIKDDDLGTIKKDQQSQQSQPQPQQQQQQQQSSQNNQIQQSPLQYQQPLPPTPISNKSLPSSPMSTKSTTVHIQNNNNGGGGGIIRPRKPLPPVPLGMIGKSSMAMTSNSSFGSNKPLNYIQQQQLQLQQQKVIGYQTSASINQLDINDSFSIAFPSLMLLTSGIGKGYDTFRGKYGGTFSKITSSLKAIAEITFLAIIGQSYRLALVGLFFCGLTSINLLNAGYMLFFIVFVISESLASRFWMCLIIYAQMVLLTLYIWQLSWISSYENDLTVLIGMTNYYGSPLWVGLIWHIIIITFSIIQWNVNKLYQRGLFSSSSSSSSSSNNNQNNNQNNQNNSYEDKFKNIPNFLLVFGDFIYRSVQQLSLPFCYLVIVIVSIFTKISLINIVYMATVFLCLLIHHISANGSIHIKRFWIIIILSQGVVLVARYIMQFNQVSHWLNSIFPKSNYISLSDIGLRNYSSSDRFIELFGCSSILVVCVFQLTVFFSIGQQQQQQQQQQQQQQQQQQQQQQQQQQQQQQQQQQQQQQQQQLNTSNNNNQNNNNLIIKKYTFFDSLLYIVKRICYLHGPKFVLWMVFAISIAEYNFFNFIYLIMIVISMSFKKGTYRIGSFLLFYSQLWVLTQLAALLPTVQSFNSDKFFMDWVGLRQPNVSTPWDAVKLNLAIILVISIQQTSYWWNKEIQNEKLEIKKKKQLKKQQQQQRKLEEHEEEYEEEEDQFGNKKNNDKLSLLSNDSIEIILDDGNNNNNNNNNNNNNNNNNNNNNNNNNNNNNNNNNNNNNNNQSNNENNENNNNSKKENLKKRLFWYISNFYELYGLECVFLVLAFALFWRLNILGMIYLIIIAVGLNIDKRNLHKLIYVSALLAPTILIQYLLILVVPTKENSYPWLDHPFFLNHKTIDNLLLLSIPDRYVLVIDFLVLFFSMLLFKQRNGYYLYKDFELHQQQQLNQQLNQQQHDSLKSIASSNSSSQKPLHPKNFFKFNSSIDGGDDDFTKEPRSWSNELRYMIIRYSSQVILIVIFLAGTAECDILSCFYVFFSVYVLFSGNAHSRKWSYLWKSLHIYNWLVLMAQIIFQVAVILYFQFKFNSNQMFEGHNHNHNHNHSSSSSSSSSGSIIDILSSQSSAIGIGGGNSSGSDSSYEVIENSLPTELYNIAVVFGFKIETGPLSISTISDVIIMVLLAYQKMIFQSRDFHILEEHLKAKRDLNYETAREFYKIRRNARIEQLNSIQDKITQRRSRLQHLKLKRINRRKNRHNHYYNNNPNNNYNNNNNNNNSNSSNSNNNNNDDDSNEPLSLGDNSFVPPKNTTNQNATNSTYSPFANSTMHMPPYENNNNNNNNNNNFNNNPLSNSSSTVSSFGVIEKPLEKKNWVKIYLNKILDWLDPLPDILIENYKKQQLQQQQKLEMNQSLLFGDQLQQEQQQQQEQQQQLNPQQQQSQSSKELPPILEQFEHNDDDFEISLNQAPGDYRNSIFIDSEQMRNAMQQMEQRRQQRLQQSIDASQLLQQQQQQQQASSSNTNTNSNNNNYNNNNNNNNNNNNNNNNNNNNNNNNNNNNNNNNNNNNNEIPKPNQTSSSTITLEPIEDEEEFLYKEKTQYFKRIIRGFSRIARDESKWLVFMACIANGVFYNSIISLVYLLAVFLYGRLFESPRPSKNFWRFMIGYSSLIICLKYVFQIPKNYYNCNENYHNSNNGTILMTSTSVYNTNNNINNNNQLNNNENYEWWQCPNTLLSEQNLLLTLPYVFGLYIIDGHFISGAFWDLAILLCCLWHRHVYRSKGLWNFQEKDFYVDQKQQSPLNLFNLDQQHFDQQQIDQIQNQQDLNNSPISLNSSNNNNNNNNNNNNNNNNNNNNNNNNNNNNNNNNDQTLIDINNNNNNNNNNNNNNNNNNNNNNNNNNNNNNNNNNNNNNNNNNNIIIDQILVDCSNEYDEEDQQQFNEFYDEEFDDRNEQEKENDEQEIQVIKKSSKSIAKIIIYPFKWLFVSIIEYVWLAIRTDEKPGRDYYMPLLFTDFACLFFLVIFPQNFTGIPSSDIAEFLEQNVIPRQYIVILLAQFGVIILDRIIYLYKSVKAKFVLQIVLTVLYHVFLFFYFPDLIVKPFSFGYTWPLVVFYLMKCIYLYYSALQICYGYPILSQNRFLMDGYSDFHNIGYALYKAIPFVYELRTLLDWIATDTTMLFYDWLKFEDLYSTIFSVKCRLEWIKRQGRQKGHKQPKFEKFVTGVTFFIGLVILLWFPLIILSSGLPGSNIEPVNNIQIEVSVVGWNPFLKINQDLSLESGDGDSTMDQNSFNNLKEDYSFLTTDDRQGIQNISINTFSEEIWNLSPPAKAQLINYLLTNTSLQIEVSYTLTRSGGVNSVIVGSNSVQLKPDQELNFYNILTRVQSNNSNNSNNPNENSSSGSDDNNNNSNNNIGSNSFIVEGLFYKFIKLPGVSGNPIYPTDNNGNVLALDALFTMNSTNFNNSNQPPQYFWQVNAYDSTKTYNISTLESIQFYTISSKLPNGITSTLVSAGIIGLYVSVVLSVGRFLRLSITQISIKIQLENLDSCDEILKMIDDVFIAREYGDLVLEEELYHELIQVFRQPQLLYSLTTFKNNQLNLPTTPTINSTLNNQNNQNNNNNNNNNHEKIN is encoded by the exons atgataggATATTTCTTTGTGTCATTAATTTATCCTTTTTCATTGATTTGTTCATCAGTTTTCAGATCAAATGTTGTATCatacatttattttatttttttcctattatcaattttatgtTTACCACATAAAtcattgatattaaaaa ataaaatttcaaaaacattACCAATTATAACATTAGTACTATCAATGTTTAgtttaatattacaattattagtGAACGTTGTAAAAGTATTTCAAGAACAAGATGAATTATCagtaaatattttaacaGCATTTGGAttctataaatataattcattttGGATAGTTTTCAGAAATGTATTACCAGATGTAATTGTATTTGTCATATCATTATTCACTATAATCTTATGGTTTAAGAATTTAGTTTATCCAgcttcaattaatattaaagattctttaaaaaaaactacaaGTTTAAATA aTGTcgatcaaattttaaattcaccatATGTAcatggtggtagtggtaattttaatagtggtagtaataataataataataataataatattgtttatAGACCAGCAGGAAGAGGATTAACAGGATTCTCATTTTTAATGTTAACTTTATCATCAATATCCTATCCATCAATTATaaatgttatttattttgtatttacaattttaatcatattattattagcttCAAAATTATCTATTCATAAAGTAATGTTAAA atgttatccaatattattaattacatCATTAtgtcatttattatttgtttatttaaatcaaatcgaatatttttatatgaaatatACAGTATTTAAAGAACAAAAATGGTATGGTGTATTAAATTATACTGAATGGGATGTCACTTATTGGCCATTGGTAATTGGATATATTACAGTTTTATTACTTTACATTTCAACTTGTATTCTATTTagaaaacaacaattatttaatagaaCTAAACCAAGatataaacaaaaattagaTAAATTAGGTATAATGtctgatagtaataataacaataataataataataaaagtagaACTACAAAATTAGCTATAATTTTTAGTAAACATGGTTGGACC atttgtTGCTCACAAATTTTAGTagtttgtttctttttaacAGCAAGTGTAGCATCAGCGATATTATTAGCATCAGGTTTAATTTGtacattattaccattaaaaGTATTTAAAAAGGTGATTTATATAATACTATTATACTTTTTAGTATTTATAAGTGCACAgtatattttcaatatacCTTTTAGTTATAGTGAAACAGATTTACAAAGTTATGgtttattttcattcaataatagtaaatggTTATATATTGGTGTTCAAATTGTAGTTTCATTGACTTTATCTTTATATTGTTTCTATAGCGATATaaaagatgatgatttaggtactattaaaaaagatcaacaatcacaacaatctcaaccacaaccacaacaacaacagcaacagcaacaatcatctcaaaataatcaaattcaacaatcaccattacaatatcaacaaccattaccaccaacaccaatcagtaataaatcattaccatcatcaccaatgtCTACAAAATCAACTACAGTacatattcaaaataataataatggtggtggtggtggtataaTTAGACCAAGAAAACCATTACCACCTGTACCATTAGGAATGATTGGTAAGAGTTCAATGGCAATGACATCAAATTCTAGTTTTGGTTCAAATAAACCATTGAATtatattcaacaacaacagctacaactacaacaacaaaaagtaATAGGATATCAAACATCAGCATCAATTAATCAATTGGATATTAATGATAGTTTTTCAATTGCATTTCCGTCATTAATGTTATTAACATCTGGTATTGGTAAAGGATATGATACATTTAGAGGTAAATATGGTGGTACATTTTCAAAGATTACTTCATCATTGAAGGCAATTGCAGAGATCACATTTTTAGCAATCATTGGTCAATCTTATAGATTAGCATTGGTCGGGTTATTCTTTTGCGGTTTaacatcaattaatttattgaatGCTGGTTATATGTTGTTTTTCATTGTATTTGTAATTAGTGAATCATTAGCATCAAGATTTTGGATGTGTTTAATCATCTATGCTCAAATGGTATTATTAACACTTTACATTTGGCAATTATCTTGGATATCTTCCTATGAAAATGATCTAACAGTTTTAATTGGTATGACAAATTATTATGGTAGTCCATTATGGGTTGGTTTAATTTGgcatattatcattataacATTTTCAATCATTCAATGGAATGTTAATAAACTTTATCAAAGAggtttattttcatcatcatcatcatcatcatcatcatcgaataataatcaaaataataatcaaaataatcaaaataattcatatgaagataaatttaaaaatataccaaattttttattagtatttggtgattttatttatagatcagttcaacaattatcattaccatttTGTTATTTAGTGATTGTAATTGTATCAATATTTACAAAGATATCATTGATTAATATAGTTTATATGGCAACGGtatttttatgtttattaattcatcatATTTCGGCCAATGGTTCAATAcatattaaaagattttggatcattattattttatcacAAGGTGTTGTATTGGTTGCACGTTATATTATGCAATTTAATCAAGTTTCACATTggttaaattcaattttccCAAAAAGTAATTATATAAGTCTATCTGATATTGGTTTAAGAAATTATAGTTCAAGTGATAgatttattgaattatttggttGTTCTTCAATTTTAGTAGTTTGTGTTTTTCAATTAACTgttttcttttcaattggtcaacaacaacaacaacaacaacaacaacaacaacaacaacaacaacaacaacaacaacaacaacaacaacaacaacaacaacaacaacaacaacaacaacaacaacaacaacaacaacaacaattaaatactagcaataataataatcaaaataataataatttaattattaaaaaatatacattttttgatagtttattatatattgtaAAGAGAATTTGTTATTTACATGGTCCAAAATTTGTATTATGGATGGTATTTGCAATTTCAATTGCAGAGTataactttttcaatttcatttaccTAATAATGATTGTTATTAGTATGTCATTTAAAAAGGGTACTTATCGTATTGGTTCATTCTTATTGTTTTATTCACAGCTTTGGGTATTAACTCAATTGGCTGCATTATTACCAACGGTTCAAAGTTTTAATAGTGATAAATTCTTTATGGATTGGGTTGGTTTACGTCAACCAAATGTTTCAACACCTTGGGATGCTGTTAAATTAAATCTGGCTATCATTTTAGTAATTTCAATTCAACAAACTTCATATTGGTGgaataaagaaattcaaaatgaaaaacttgaaattaaaaagaaaaaacaattaaaaaaacaacaacaacaacaaagaaaATTAGAAGAACATGAAGAAGAATacgaagaagaagaagatcaatttggaaataaaaaaaataatgataaattatcattattatcaaatgatagtattgaaattattttagatgatggtaataataataataataataataataataataataataataataataataataataataataataataataataataataataataataataataataataataataataataataatcaatcaaataatgaaaataatgaaaataataataatagtaaaaaagaaaatttaaagaaaagattattttggtatatttcaaatttttatgAATTATATGGATTGGAATGTGTATTTTTAGTATTAGCATTTGCATTATTTTGGagattaaatattttaggaatgatttatttaataattattgcaGTTGgattaaatattgataagAGAAATCTTCACAAGTTAATTTATGTTAGTGCATTATTAGCACCAACcattttaattcaatatttattgATATTGGTTGTACCAACTAAAGAGAATTCATATCCATGGTTAGATCAtccattctttttaaatcataaaaCCATTGATAatctattactattatctaTACCTGATAGATATGTATTGGTAATTGATTTCTTGGtattattcttttcaatgttattatttaaacaaagaAATGgttattatctttataaagattttgaattacatcaacaacaacaactcaATCAACAACtcaatcaacaacaacatgaTAGTTTAAAAAGTATTGCAAGTAGTAATTCAAGTAGTCAAAAACCATTACATCCAaagaatttctttaaatttaattctagtattgatggtggtgatgatgattttactAAAGAACCAAGATCATGGTCAAATGAATTAAGATATATGATAATTAGGTATAGTTCACAAGTGATTTTAATCGTTATATTTTTAGCTGGTACTGCTGAATGTGATATTTTATCATGCTTTTATGTTTTCTTTTCAGTTTATGTTTTATTCTCTGGTAATGCTCATTCAAGAAAATGGAGTTATCTTTGGAAATCATTACATATTTATAATTGGTTGGTTTTAATGGCTCAAATTATCTTTCAAGTTGctgtaatattatattttcaatttaaattcaattcaaatcAAATGTTTGAAGgtcataatcataatcataatcataatcatagtagtagtagtagtagtagtagtagtggaaGCATTATTGATATATTATCAAGTCAAAGTAGTGctattggtattggtggtggaaacagtagtggtagtgataGCAGTTATGAAgttattgaaaattcattaccaactgaattatataatatagcAGTTGTATTTGGATTTAAGATTGAAACTGGTccattatcaatatcaacaattagTGATGTTATCATTATGGTTTTATTAGCTTATCAAAAGATGATATTCCAATCACGTGATTTCCATATCCTTGAAGAACATTTAAAGGCTAAAAGAGATTTAAATTATGAAACTGCTCgtgaattttataaaattagaaGAAATGCTAGaattgaacaattaaattcaattcaagATAAAATTACTCAAAGGAGATCAAGATTacaacatttaaaattaaaaagaataaatagaAGAAAGAATAGACATAATcactattataataataatccaaataataattataataataataataataataataatagcaatagtagtaatagtaataataataataatgatgatgatagtaaTGAACCATTATCACTTGGTGATAATAGTTTTGTACCACCAAAAAATACAACAAATCAGAATGCAACCAATTCAACTTATTCACCATTTGCAAATAGTACTATGCATATGCCAccatatgaaaataataataacaacaataataataataataattttaataataatccattatcaaattcatcatcaacagTATCATCATTTGGTGTTATTGAAAAACCattagaaaagaaaaattgggttaaaatttatttaaataagatTTTAGATTGGTTAGATCCTTTACcagatattttaattgaaaattataaaaaacaacaattacaacaacaacaaaaactaGAAATGAATCAAAGTTTACTTTTTGGTGACCAAttacaacaagaacaacaacaacaacaagaacaacaacagcaattaaatccacaacaacaacaatctcaaaGTTCAAAAGAGTTACCACCAATTTTAGAACAATTTGAacataatgatgatgattttgaaatttcattaaatcaaGCACCAGGTGATTATAGAAATAGTATTTTCATTGATTCTGAACAAATGAGAAATGCAATGCAACAAATGGAACAAAGAAGACAACAAAGATTACAACAAAGTATTGATGCTTCacaattattacaacaacaacaacaacaacaacaagcttcctcatcaaatacaaatacaaatagtaataataataattataataataataataataataataataataataataataataataataataataataataataataataataataataataataataataataataataataataataataatgaaataccaaaaccaaatcaaacatcatcatcaacaattacattagaaccaattgaagatgaagaagaatttttatataaagaaAAGACACAATACTTTAAGAGAATTATTAGAGGTTTTTCAAGAATTGCAAGAGATGAAAGTAAATGGTTAGTATTTATGGCTTGTATTGCAAATGGTGTTTTCTATAATAGTATAATATCTTTAGTTTATCTTTTAGCAGTATTTTTGTATGGTAGATTATTTGAAAGTCCAAGACCTTCTAAAAACTTTTGGAGATTTATGATTGGTTATAGTAGTTTAATAATTTGTCTTAAATATGTTTTCCAAATTCCaaagaattattataattgtaatGAAAATTATCATAACAGTAATAATGGTACAATTTTAATGACATCAACATCAGtttataatacaaataataatattaataataataatcaattaaataataatgaaaattatgaATGGTGGCAATGTCCAAATACATTATTATCAgaacaaaatttattattaacattaccATATGTATTTGGACTTTATATTATTGATGGTCATTTCATTTCTGGTGCTTTTTGGGATTTAGCAATTCTTTTATGTTGTTTATGGCATAGACATGTTTATAGATCAAAAGGACTTTGGAATTTCCAAGAAAAAGATTTCTATGTTgatcaaaaacaacaatcaccTTTAAATCTTTTCAATTTAGATCAACAACATTttgatcaacaacaaattgatcaaattcaaaatcaacaagatttaaataattcaccaatatcattaaatagtagtaataataataataataataataataataataataataataataataataataataataataataataataataataataataataataataataatgatcaaactttaattgatattaataataataataataataataataataataataataataataataataataataataataataataataataataataataataataataataataataataataataataataataataataataatattataattgatCAAATTTTAGTTGATTGTTCAAACGAatatgatgaagaagatcaacaacaatttaatgaattttatgatgaagaatttgatGATAGAAATGAACAAGAgaaagaaaatgatgaacAAGAGATACAAGTTATAAAgaaatcatcaaaatcaattgcaaaaataattatatatccATTCAAATGGTTATTTGTATCAATTATTGAATATGTTTGGTTAGCGATTAGAACTGATGAAAAACCAGGTAGAGATTATTATAtgccattattatttacagatTTTGCATGTTTATTCTTTTTGGTGATTTTCCCACAAAATTTCACAGGTATACCATCATCGGATATTGCCGAATTTTTAGAACAAAATGTTATACCACGTCAATATATTGTGATTTTATTGGCACAATTTGGTGTAATCATTTTAGATCGTATCATTTATCTTTACAAATCAGTTAAAGCAAAGTTTGTCCTTCAAATTGTGCTCACAGTACTTTATCATGTTTTCCTCTTCTTTTATTTCCCAGATTTAATAGTGAAACCATTCAGTTTTGGATATACTTGGCCATTGGTTGTTTTCTACCTTATGAAATGTATTTATCTCTATTATAGTGCATTACAAATTTGTTATGGTTATCCAATTCTATCACAAAATAGGTTCCTTATGGATGGTTATTCCGATTTTCACAATATTGGTTATGCATTGTATAAAGCGATTCCATTCGTTTATGAATTAAGAACTCTATTGGATTGGATTGCAACTGATACAACTATGCTTTTCTATGATTGGTTAAAATTTGAAGATCTTTATTCAACAATTTTCTCTGTCAAATGTAGATTAGAATGGATAAAAAGACAAGGTCGTCAAAAAGGTCATAAACAaccaaaatttgaaaaatttgtaACTGGTGTTACCTTTTTCATTGGTTTGGTTATTCTATTATGGTTcccattaattattttatcatcTGGTTTACCTGGTTCAAATATTGAACCagttaataatattcaaattgAAGTCTCTGTTGTAGGTTGGAATCCTTTCTTAAAGATTAATCAAGATTTATCTTTAGAAAGTGGTGATGGTGACTCTACTATGGATCAAAATTCattcaataatttaaaagaagatTATTCATTCCTTACAACTGACGATAGACAAGGtattcaaaatatttctATCAATACTTTTTCAGAGGAAATTTGGAATTTATCACCACCTGCAAAAgctcaattaattaattatcttTTAACAAATACTTCATTACAAATTGAAGTTTCCTATACTTTAACAAGAAGTGGTGGTGTTAATTCGGTTATTGTTGGTTCAAATTCTGTTCAATTAAAACCTGatcaagaattaaatttttataatattttaactagagttcaatcaaataattcaaataattcaaataatccaaatgaaaatagtaGTAGCGGtagtgatgataataataataattcaaataataatattggttcAAATAGTTTTATAGTTGAaggtttattttataaatttataaaattaccaGGTGTATCAGGTAATCCAATTTATCCAactgataataatggtaatgttTTAGCTTTAGATGCATTATTTACAATGAATTctacaaattttaataattcaaatcaaCCACCACAATATTTTTGGCAAGTAAATGCTTATGATTCAACTAAAACTTATAATATATCAACATTGGAATCAATTCAATTCTATACAATCTCATCGAAATTACCAAATGGTATCACTAGTACATTGGTATCTGCTGGTATTATTGGTCTTTACGTTTCAGTTGTATTATCGGTCGGTAGATTCCTTCGTCTTTCAATCACTCAAATTAGtattaaaattcaattggAAAATTTAGATAGTTGTGATGAAATcttaaaaatgattgatgATGTTTTCATTGCTCGTGAATATGGTGATTTAGTACTTGAAGAAGAACTTTATCATGAATTAATTCAAGTATTTAGACAACcacaattattatattctttaacaacttttaaaaataatcaattaaatttaccaacAACTCCAACAATAAAttcaactttaaataatcaaaataatcaaaataataataataataataataataatcatgaaaaaattaattaa
- a CDS encoding Kelch repeat-containing protein, giving the protein MIKKIKLSSFTKIIKSIGKKKSMDSIYGKNWEGLNIFSYEVLVHIFSFLDLTDIKNLKLVSKDFSNIASECCLWRMFLIKLHTDGKISPRVCHSAVVYKNLMYVYGGHLPDSHTFIKDVKSDLNAYDFETRKWNTLTTTGINMPEKTEHSAVVYKNSMYTFGGYSGTSSNYMDISVYKLNLDTMEGEILNGTGQKPMGRSAHSAVIWKEYMYIFGGWDGTESNNTFYRLNLDTLVWSLVPAKGTPPPCIRSHSAVAHNDFLYIIGGYGPNGHTERPYSYDLANNQWVPMLMNNNNNINNSKGGSNNKGKNSHDDGRGPCSRSRLRTVVYGNSLWCLGGWNRSCYYNDLWKFNLDTRQWSKINSSFELKGIGQYSVVAYRNQLYFYGGYNPTTSSPQPNVYTYIVEKDLERDSIKNKKNTLEPMEIFIDKNNNNNNKNNNNNNNNNNNNNKNNNNNNKFISSINISSTDDNNDKNNNNNNNNNSDNESQSIDNNTNNNNNNNNDDDDDKQNSNIYNQNLSNVGIPTN; this is encoded by the exons atgattaaaaaaattaaattatcaagtttcacaaaaattattaaatccattggaaagaaaaaaagcATGGATTCAATTTATGGGAAAAATTGGGAAGGATTAAATATTTTCTCATATGAGGTATTGGTCCATATTTTCTCATTTTTAGATT tGACCGATattaagaatttaaaattagtatcaaaagatttttcaaatatagcATCTGAGTGTTGTTTATGGAGaatgtttttaattaaattacatACTGATGGAAAGATTTCACCAAGAGTTTGTCATTCAGCTgttgtttataaaaatttaatgtaTGTTTATGGTGGACATTTACCAGATAGTCATACTTTTATTAAAGATGTTAAAAGTGATTTAAATGCTTATGATTTTG aaactAGAAAATGGAATACATTAACAACAACAGGAATAAATATGCCAGAGAAAACTGAACATTCAGCAGTGGTTTATAAGAATTCAATGTATACATTTGGAGGTTATTCAGGTACATCATCAAATTATATGGATATTTCagtttataaattaaatttagataCAATGGAAGGTGAAATATTAAATGGTACTGGTCAAAAACCAATGGGTAGATCAGCTCATTCTGCAGTGATTTGGAAAGaatatatgtatatttttGGTGGTTGGGATGGTACagaatcaaataatactTTCTATCGTTTAAATTTAGATACATTGGTGTGGTCATTAGTTCCAGCAAAAGGTACACCACCACCTTGTATTAGGTCCCACTCTGCAGTTGCTCATAACGATTTCTTATATATTATTGGTGGTTATGGTCCAAACGGTCATACTGAACGTCCATATAGTTATGATTTGGCTAATAATCAATGGGTGCCAATgttaatgaataataataataatattaataatagtaaaggtggtagtaataataaaggaAAGAATAGCCATGATGATGGTCGTGGACCATGTTCACGTTCACGTCTACGTACAGTTGTTTATGGTAATAGTTTATGGTGCTTAGGTGGTTGGAATAGATCATGCTATTATAATGATCTTTGGAAATTTAATTTGGATACTCGCCAATGgagtaaaattaattcatcatttgaattaaaaggTATTGGTCAATATTCAGTTGTTGCATATAGAAACCAACTCTACTTCTATGGTGGATATAATCCAACCACTAGTTCACCACAACCAAACGTTTATACTTATATTGTTGAAAAAGATCTCGAAAgagattcaatcaaaaacaaaaagaatacTTTAGAACCAATGGAAatttttattgataaaaataataataataataataaaaataataataataataataataataataataataataataaaaataataataataataataaattcatttcttcaattaatatttcttcaaccgatgataataatgataaaaataataataacaataataataataatagtgataacGAATCACAATCAATcgataataataccaataataacaataataataataatgatgatgatgacgacaAACAAAATTCTAATATTTACAATCAAAACCTTTCAAATGTTGGAATAccaacaaattga